The following coding sequences are from one Lycium ferocissimum isolate CSIRO_LF1 chromosome 3, AGI_CSIRO_Lferr_CH_V1, whole genome shotgun sequence window:
- the LOC132049118 gene encoding zeatin O-glucosyltransferase-like yields MTTKYEVVVVIVPFPAQGHLNQLLHLSSLISSYNIPVHYVSTKTHTRQAKIRAYGLSHSNNIHFHEFSTPSFQSPPPNPNSNIKFPSHLQPSFESSYHLRNPVSSLLRSLSSTARRVVVVHDSLMAYVVQDFTSLPNAESYNFHSVSAFTIFLFLWEAMGKPFPIEAEMLENLPSLEGCFTSEFMDFMAAQRKYSKPDSGNIYNTSRVIEGKFINLLEKEPIKRNKRQWAIGPFNPVMTTRYSSNNLSICQRHKCLVWLDKQSPKSVIFISFGTTTSLKDEQIKELCIGLEESGIKFIWALRDADKGDIFSGEVRKIELPKGYEERIIIKNKGIIIRDWAPQLEILGHLSIGAFMSHCGWNSCMESLSMGVPIIAWPMHSDQPRNSLLITKFLRVGIIVNNWERRNEVVKSHIIKKVIVTLMVNNARNEIRRRAAELGVAIRRSVVEGGQTRKELDSFIAQITR; encoded by the exons atgacaacaaaatatgaagttgttgttgttattgtgccATTTCCAGCTCAAGGTCACCTCAATCAGCTCCTTCATCTCTCTTCTCTCATTTCATCTTACAATATTCCAGTACATTATGTTAGTACAAAAACTCATACTCGTCAAGCCAAAATTCGAGCTTATGGTTTATCtcattccaataatattcatttccatgaattttcaaCACCTTCATTTCAATCACCTCCACCAAACCCTAATTCCAATATCAAATTTCCTTCACACCTTCAACCTTCATTTGAATCATCGTATCATCTTAGAAACCCTGTGTCTTCACTTCTACGATCTTTATCGTCAACAGCACGTcgagttgttgttgttcatgatTCTTTAATGGCTTATGTTGTTCAAGATTTCACTTCATTACCAAATGCTGAGTCCTATAACTTTCATAGTGTGTCCGCTTTTACTATCTTCTTGTTTCTATGGGAAGCTATGGGAAAGCCTTTCCCTATTGAGGCTGAAATGCTAGAAAACCTACCATCTCTGGAAG GTTGTTTCACGTCAGAGTTTATGGATTTCATGGCTGCTCAAAGGAAATACTCAAAACCTGATTCTGGAAATATTTACAACACAAGCAGAGTTATCGaaggaaaatttattaatttactTGAAAAAGAACcaataaaaagaaacaaaagacaATGGGCTATAGGTCCATTCAATCCAGTGATGACTACTCGTTATTCAAGCAACAATTTATCAATCTGTCAACGTCACAAATGTTTGGTATGGCTTGATAAACAATCTCCAAAATCAGTCATCTTTATTTCATTTGGAACAACAACTTCACTAAAAGATGAACAAATCAAAGAGCTTTGTATAGGGTTAGAAGAAAGTGGCATAAAGTTCATTTGGGCATTGAGAGATGCTGATAAAGGAGATATTTTCTCAGGAGAAGTGAGAAAAATTGAACTTCCAAAAGGGTATGAAGAGAggataataataaaaaataagggaaTTATAATAAGAGATTGGGCACCACAATTGGAGATTTTAGGACATTTATCAATTGGTGCATTTATGAGCCAttgtggatggaattcatgcatGGAAAGTTTATCTATGGGAGTTCCTATTATTGCATGGCCCATGCATTCTGACCAACCAAGAAATAGCCTTTTAATAACCAAGTTTTTAAGAGTTGGAATTATTGTGAATAATTGGGAACGTAGAAATGAAGTGGTGAAATCACATATTATTAAAAAAGTCATTGTGACACTTATGGTGAATAATGCACGAAATGAAATTCGTCGGAGAGCGGCGGAATTAGGAGTGGCTATTCGGAGATCGGTGGTGGAAGGCGGCCAGACGAGGAAGGAATTGGATTCTTTCATTGCTCAAATCACTAGATAA